A genome region from Candidatus Polarisedimenticolia bacterium includes the following:
- a CDS encoding 1,4-alpha-glucan branching protein domain-containing protein: EGPAGLRLEEVLESGELREIARSELDLRASGWYVTPPKTDCRVRAHLGVEDRDGFRTLLVSNVLRIPREGAGDESESWRDPRARRETQTSRLGGSSPSGKPDWQRRAGITGGLSPRAAARPPAAGSLALVLHAHLPFIRHPEREYFLEEHWLFEAITETYLPLLDLLEDLCRDRVPARLTMSLTPTLMAMLRDPVLMAKYASHLDRMIELSRREMARTRGIPEMRPTAGFYRDRLRRFRQLFHDEYGGDLVGGFARLEARGVLEIIGCAATHGLLPALLSPEAVRAQVLLGVREHRRQLGRRPSGFWLPECGYFEGLDQVLSEAEVDYFFVDAHGFRQASHRPRLDLHAPILTPAGVAAFARDQETTVQVWSSKEGYPGDPEYRDFYRDIGFDLEWETVGEFLDPAGTRGMTGFKYHRITGATDGKQPYRRDIALQRVAVHARDFLENRRRQMEYLARPGFRKPLVTSMYDAELFGHWWFEGPEWLAAVLREAAEHGIRTVSPGDYLQENPVTQESEPSTSSWGEGGYFEVWVNPKTDWIYPPLHDAARRLISLVERRGAGNGSIPRALAQAGRELLLAQSSDWPFILRNETAVGYARERVLRHLDRFRRLADALESGGVDEAELAAMEAQDNLFPDLDVAVWRRA, encoded by the coding sequence GAGGGTCCCGCGGGGCTCCGCCTGGAAGAGGTTCTGGAGAGCGGCGAGCTGCGGGAGATTGCCCGCTCCGAGCTCGACCTGCGCGCTTCCGGCTGGTACGTCACGCCGCCGAAGACCGACTGCCGCGTGCGGGCCCATCTCGGGGTGGAGGATCGGGACGGCTTCAGGACTTTGCTTGTGAGCAACGTTCTGCGGATCCCGCGCGAGGGGGCCGGGGACGAGAGCGAATCGTGGCGCGACCCGAGGGCGCGGCGGGAAACGCAGACATCCCGCTTGGGCGGGTCTTCCCCGTCCGGGAAGCCCGACTGGCAGCGGCGCGCCGGAATTACCGGCGGATTGTCGCCGCGAGCCGCCGCCCGCCCGCCGGCGGCCGGCAGCCTGGCGCTGGTCCTGCACGCCCATCTTCCCTTCATCCGCCATCCGGAGCGGGAGTACTTCCTGGAGGAGCACTGGCTCTTCGAGGCGATCACCGAGACCTACCTGCCTCTTCTGGATCTCCTGGAGGATCTCTGCCGCGATCGCGTCCCCGCGCGACTCACCATGTCGCTGACGCCGACCTTGATGGCGATGTTGCGGGACCCGGTCCTCATGGCCAAATATGCCAGCCATCTCGACCGGATGATCGAGCTGTCCCGGCGGGAGATGGCCCGCACGCGCGGCATCCCCGAGATGCGTCCCACCGCCGGCTTCTACCGCGACCGTCTGCGCCGCTTCCGCCAGCTGTTCCACGATGAATATGGCGGGGACCTGGTGGGGGGCTTCGCGCGGCTGGAGGCTCGGGGCGTGCTGGAGATCATCGGCTGCGCCGCCACGCACGGCCTGCTGCCGGCGCTGCTGTCGCCGGAGGCGGTGCGGGCCCAGGTCCTCCTCGGAGTGCGCGAGCACCGGCGCCAGCTGGGACGGCGCCCCTCCGGCTTCTGGCTGCCGGAATGCGGCTACTTCGAAGGGCTCGATCAGGTCCTCTCGGAAGCGGAGGTCGACTATTTCTTCGTCGACGCGCACGGCTTCCGGCAGGCCTCGCACCGCCCTCGCCTCGACCTGCACGCCCCGATCCTGACGCCGGCCGGGGTCGCCGCTTTCGCGCGCGATCAGGAGACCACGGTGCAGGTCTGGTCCTCGAAGGAAGGCTACCCCGGCGACCCGGAATACCGCGACTTCTACCGCGACATCGGCTTCGACCTCGAATGGGAGACGGTGGGGGAGTTCCTGGACCCGGCGGGGACGCGCGGCATGACCGGCTTCAAGTACCACCGGATCACCGGCGCCACCGACGGCAAGCAGCCCTACCGGCGCGACATCGCCCTGCAGCGCGTGGCGGTGCACGCGCGCGATTTCCTGGAGAACCGCCGCCGCCAGATGGAATACCTGGCGCGCCCCGGCTTCCGCAAGCCGCTGGTCACCTCGATGTACGACGCCGAGCTGTTCGGCCACTGGTGGTTCGAGGGACCGGAATGGCTGGCGGCGGTGCTGCGCGAGGCCGCCGAGCACGGCATCCGCACGGTCAGCCCCGGCGACTATCTGCAGGAGAATCCGGTCACGCAGGAGTCGGAGCCTTCCACCTCGAGCTGGGGGGAAGGGGGCTATTTCGAGGTCTGGGTGAATCCGAAAACCGATTGGATCTACCCGCCGCTGCACGACGCGGCGCGGCGGCTCATCTCCCTGGTGGAGCGGCGCGGCGCCGGCAACGGCTCCATCCCGCGGGCCCTGGCGCAGGCGGGGCGCGAGCTGCTGTTGGCGCAATCCTCGGACTGGCCCTTCATCCTGCGCAACGAGACGGCGGTGGGCTACGCGCGCGAGCGGGTCCTGCGGCACCTGGACCGGTTTCGGCGGCTGGCCGACGCGCTGGAGTCGGGAGGGGTGGACGAGGCGGAGCTGGCGGCGATGGAAGCGCAGGACAATCTCTTCCCTGACCTGGACGTGGCGGTATGGAGGCGGGCATGA